DNA sequence from the Halorussus sp. MSC15.2 genome:
CGGCTGACGGCGTACGCTCGACTCCCGACGAGCGCCGCGCCCGCCTGCCCCGCGAGACCGAGCGCGCGGGCGTGGCCGGAGACCCGCGCGAACTCGGTCTCGGCGTCCTCGTCGGCCAGCACCTCGTAGAGCCACGCGTCCGACGCGCCCGACGAGAACGTCGCGCCGACCGCCCGGACGACCACGGCCGCGAGGAACGCCGGGAACGAGTGGGCGAGCGCGTACCCCACAGCACCGAGCGCTCCCAACGCGTTGGCGACGGCGAGACCGTTCCGGCGGCCGACGCGGTCGGCGAGGTAGCCCGTCGGAAACTCGAATCCGAGGACCGCCACGGTGTAGGTGGCCTCCAGCAGGCCGAACTGCGCCAGCGAGAGACCCCGCGACTGATAGAAGACGACGTAGATGGGCACCGTGAACGCCAGCGACCGCGAGAGGACATAACAGTAGAAGACGAGGACGGGACGCGACGGGAGGCGCTCTTCGACGGACTCGCGGATTCCTCGTCCCCGGGTACGTCTCGACATGTGGTGTGACAATTGTCACACAACGATATGAGAGTTGTTCGAGACGTGATACCATCACATTCGGTGCTTCGCGGTGGCCCTTCCACGGTCGCAGTCGCCGACTGCCACCGCGGTTTTCCCACGCGACGGCGTAGGGTCGCGGTATGAGCGCGCTCGATACGGCGATGCGGTTCTACCCCTACGTCTTCCACCCGGGCGTGATGGTCGGCGCGGGGGCGCTCGTGGTGATTCATCACGAGTGGGCGCGCAAAGACGCCGATTGGTCGGCGCTCTGGCGGCGTTTCGGCGCGTTCCTCGCCGCGGGCGTCCTCTCGCTCGCGCCGACGCTGGCGTACGTCCTCGTCACGGGTCAGGGTCTCTACGAGGTGACGAAGGGCAACGTCTGGCAGGTGGACGCGCTGGTCGGGGTCGGCGTCTTCGTCACGGCGGGCGCGACGTGGTTCGTCTGGCACCGCTACGACTGGGGGTCGCTGGTTCCGGGGTATCTGGAGGCGCTCGTCCTCGTGACGATTCCCTACGTCGCGCTCTCTCCGTTCTGGAACCTCTCTGGTCACGTCACCATGGCGCTGATGCCGACGCTCTACCTGACGCTGGTGGACCGCACGTTCTGGCCGACGCTGGCGATTCCGGTGGTCATGGTGCCGAACCGACTGTACCTGAACGCTCACACGCCGGTCCAGACGGTCGGCGCGTTTCTGCTGACCGCGGTGCTGGTCGTCGGTGCGTTCTGGATGCAGACCGGCGGGAGGTTGCGCACGGAACCCGAGTCGGCGGCGTCGTGACGCCTCCGGAAACTCCTTCGGGAGGACAAAGGGGCCGGTCGCTCGCGTTTACGTGGTCGTCTGGGCGGGCGACTATTCGGGTGAGCCGTCAGGCGAACCCGAATATCCCGGCCAGCGACCGCGAGCGACCGGGGGCTTTCTAACCTCACCCCTCCGCAAAGCCGGTGACTCTTCGAGAATTACCCTTCCCGAGATACAGCGTAGTTACACGTCGTTAGTCGCGTAGTCGTAGACGACACCCTTATCCCGCCCAACCGACCAAATACCACGTAATGAGTACCGAGACGCCGGACGCCACCGAGACCGAGGCGTTCGAGCGAGTCTGCGAGGACCTCGTCGAGCGTATCCTCGACGGTGACGTGGAGCGCGACGACCTCGAGAGCGTGAAGCTGGAAGTCTGTTCGGAGCACTCCTCGCCGAAGGTCCCCAAGAACTCGGAACTGCTCGACTACGCGCCGGACGAGCGCCGCGAGGACCTGCAGGAGGTCCTCCAGAACAAGCCCGTCCGGACCGCCTCGGGCGTCTCGCCGGTCGCCATCATGACCAGCCCGCACCAGTGCCCCCACGGCAAGTGCCTCTACTGTCCGGGCGGTCCCGGGTCGGAGTTCTCCTCCTCGCAGAGCTACACCGGCCACGAACCCGCCGCCGCGCGCGGCGTGCAGAACGATTACGACCCCTACGGGCAGGTCACGCTCCGCCTCGAACAACTGCGCGAAATCGGCCACCCCGTGGACAAGGTCGAACTCATCCTGATGGGCGGGACGATGACCGCGCGTTCCCACGACTATCAGGAGTGGTTCGTCAAGCGCGCGCTGGAGGCGATGAACGACTACGACACCGGCAAGGAACCCGACCCCGCCGAGGGTGAGAGCTTCGCGCAGGACCCCGAAGACGTGGACTTCCGCTACCTCGAAGACGTCATCGCCGAGAACGAGACGAACGACATCCGGAACATCGGGACCACCTTCGAGACCAAGCCCGACTGGTGTGACCCCGAGCAGATAGACCGGATGCTCGACCTCGGCGGCACGAAGGTCGAGGTGGGCGTCCAGACCACCTACGAGCGCATCAACCGCGAGATGCACCGCGGCCACGGCGTACAGGCCTCCATCGACGCCAATCGCCGCCTGCGCGACGCCGCGTTCAAGGTCGGCTTCCACATGATGCCCGGCCAACCCGGGATGAGCCAAGAGATGTGTCTGGAGGACTTCCGCCGCCTGTTCGAGGACGAGAAGTGGAAGCCCGACTACCTCAAAATCTACCCGACGCTCGTGGTCCGGGGCACCGCGACCTACGACTGGTGGCACCGCGACGAGTACGAACCGCTCCAGAACGAGGAGGCCGCC
Encoded proteins:
- a CDS encoding tRNA uridine(34) 5-carboxymethylaminomethyl modification radical SAM/GNAT enzyme Elp3; translated protein: MSTETPDATETEAFERVCEDLVERILDGDVERDDLESVKLEVCSEHSSPKVPKNSELLDYAPDERREDLQEVLQNKPVRTASGVSPVAIMTSPHQCPHGKCLYCPGGPGSEFSSSQSYTGHEPAAARGVQNDYDPYGQVTLRLEQLREIGHPVDKVELILMGGTMTARSHDYQEWFVKRALEAMNDYDTGKEPDPAEGESFAQDPEDVDFRYLEDVIAENETNDIRNIGTTFETKPDWCDPEQIDRMLDLGGTKVEVGVQTTYERINREMHRGHGVQASIDANRRLRDAAFKVGFHMMPGQPGMSQEMCLEDFRRLFEDEKWKPDYLKIYPTLVVRGTATYDWWHRDEYEPLQNEEAAELVAEIKSMIPKYTRLQRVQRDIPADFIDAGVWKSNLRQLARQKMEDHGWTCDCIRCREVGMNDEDPENVELDVMTYEAAGGTEHFISYEDPDKDLLIGFCRLREPGNPVRRELENAALVRELHVYGPMVEVGDQSHDWQHKGYGKRLLRKAEEMAGDAGYDKVSVISGIGAREYYREKLGYHQDGPYVSKRL
- a CDS encoding phosphoesterase, translating into MSALDTAMRFYPYVFHPGVMVGAGALVVIHHEWARKDADWSALWRRFGAFLAAGVLSLAPTLAYVLVTGQGLYEVTKGNVWQVDALVGVGVFVTAGATWFVWHRYDWGSLVPGYLEALVLVTIPYVALSPFWNLSGHVTMALMPTLYLTLVDRTFWPTLAIPVVMVPNRLYLNAHTPVQTVGAFLLTAVLVVGAFWMQTGGRLRTEPESAAS